The sequence TTGTGAATACCATAATATATGATAGAAATACTCATTCCATAAAAGAGATGGggatatataattaaatacaagggAGTTCAAGAATAGAAtgtctaagaaaaaaaaattttaaaacaaaacaaaacaaaaccttaaGCAAGATATGTCGAGATCTATATCAAACTTCAAGGAAAAACCAAGCATTTCAATTACAACAAGAAAGAATGTAATGAGAGGAATGGTCTAGAATGTAAAAGAAAGGCAAAAGagaaaattgttcttttatAATATTGTAGCGGCCAAGGAAATTCCATGTTTTATCcctttataatttttgtaagtGACTCAAATGATGAATGAATCCCTGATTTAGGgtaatcttattatttaactTTGAGTAAATACCCATCAATTTGATGGTAGGAAAGTTATTATGAGAAATATTACAACTTACAAGATTGTTAGGATATGCACAATTCAAATTAAGATTTTTAACGATATTTTGGAGGGTCCTAATTGATGTACAATATATTCCAATGTTGAAAAAGAATTGATTTCTTTTGATACTTTTCATTCTAAAAAGGTGCATATACAAGGACTTGGGAGAATATTGAAGGGTGCTTTTTTCATAATGAGAGGACAAAAAGTCAATAATTCTCATACATTACAAGACAACATAGTTATAGGTCCAATTATATACACAATAAAGTCTATGAGTAAAAGACGGGATTATTTTGAGCAAAGTGGATTCACTTGACAAAAAGATATTAGTAAGTGAGTAATAAAAGTAAACCCTTtcgaaaaaaaatctcaatgtagatttgttttgaaaatattcacaAAAATAGTGTTAGCTTTAGAATTAAGGTCTCagtctaattttttaaaaccataattaatGACCATAGTTTAACCTTAAACTTAAAATGAGGGTAAGTGATTATagttttaacataaaaaaaattaaaaataataaaatatatgttaatgAAGGACTAGtttgatgaatattttttaaagtaatctaaatttggaaaaaaaattcttgaaaaaaattaattttgttgcAAATTCTGAATtttaaagagtaaaaaaaattatattagtttaaaaaattatttttaaaaacttgtaaCAGATCCAAAACTGCCCTGAAGCTGACGTTATACAAATGTAGGCATTAAGCCCAcgaattaataaaatttgatatttttatttttaagtgaaTGAGTGATATGGTTTGGTTGTGTATTAGCAGTGGGATCAAAATCCATAACATAAAAGACATTCTCATGTGGATCAGGCTTGGGCCTAGAGACGGGCCGAAGTAGCATCTTGTAAAATCCATGAGGTAAAGCATAcgattaaaaatcaattaaaatggGCCAAGGGCCCCATAACAGAGCCCATTAGATACGTGGCACAACATCGATGCGCTGTGTAAACCTATGGATGACAGGGTCACAGAGTCGCCCCTTGTGGAGCATCTAACCCTGGGTGCCGTAtattccattttgaaaatataaaaaaagttgacTCAACCACGGTTTGCCTGCATCTAACCATGGTCCTCAACGTGTCCTATCTCTTTGAAAGaactagggttagggttagggttagggttcgATCCGATTGCGACCAATGGAGATGGAATGTGTGACTGAGTTTCCTCATACTCACATGGATCGGCGTCCTCGGAAGAGGCCTAGGTTTGCTTGGGATGCACCTCAACTTCACCCTAAGGTAAAACTCGAAACCTCTTTGGCTGCTTTTGGTTGCCCAGAATTGGAGTTCCCATATTTGGATTCGGATTTTGTGCAACCAAACGCAGCTTTGTATTAtgattgtcctttttttttcattgtgaaGGATTTGATTGTTAGTGGTTAAGGTTTGTATGGATCTGAGTCTTCGTTGGCTTAATCTGGAGTTTTGGGTTTTTTATGTGCCTAGTCGTACGGGGTTCGGTTTTGTGATCTCGGATTATTTGTAGTTTCTTTTTGCCGGTGTTTATCACCTtaatgctctgtttggttgctgagaaacgtgggaaagaagaagaaaattaacattttgggattacatttttcattttcggGACCCAACATAATTATAGATTTTAATCACTTGACCAAAACACAATTCTTAATTGAGTTGAGGCTGTTGATTTTTAGAGACCAATTCTCGATAaaccttctttttccttttagtcTGGaatctcagcaaccaaatgcaGCAAAACCATTTTCTGGGTAATATACTGGAAGAAATAAATGTGGAGgagtatataattttataattgttaGTAGAGAATGAATGGATGGCTGTGTGTAGGCTCAGCCAGGAATATATTGTGGGCAAGAGGTTGGGAATGTGACAAGCCATGGAACATCGAGGGTACTCTCAGACCAGGCTAGTATATTTGTAAAGGGATTGGCTCAAAAAGGCTCTCCCCCATGGCGAGATGATGACAAAGACGGACATTTCATGTTTGCACTGGGAGAGAATTTAACCTCGCGCTGTAATTACACTTGTTCGCATTGTAGATGTTTTACATTTATCAATTATGCCCACTTTGCATGAATGCTGTATCTGATCTGTAGTTCCATCTTTGGTTACttcttcataatattttatccttctctttaaaataatttttccttgGGGCCTGAGTTTTTGCATATATGATTTATTTGAAGTTTTAATACTGTCAAGGATTCCAATTTCAAGTTACAAATATTCAAAATGggccttttattttattatttatttgtttttattttttgatatatatatttttttatatatattttgtaggTTTCTCAGTACAAATGTTTGAATCTTGCttggttcttgaaaacaatttttctttatagatgatgaaatcttttcaaaactgcTATTAGCTGTCTTTTACACATAACAAGCACATATTGTTACCAATACGAGAACAAACCTACCAAtaaaaaacactcaaaatcttttatgctttctttccttttttccacTGGTTTCATTCTCTCTTCCTGTGTCTTTAGAGCATttgaatataattgaaaatagaagttttattcatttgaaaCTTATTATTAGGTTAATAATTGATGCCTTGATTCAAATATTGGAATTAGCCTTGTATGGATTTCtctgaatttttgttttcatacttGCAGATGAGATCCACAGAAAAATTGGTGAAGGTTTGTTTATGCACCCCTTCAAGTTTCTTTAAGCAGCAGAGTTTAATTTAGCAGCATATTTCTTTAGATGTTGTATTCTTTTGCTACATATTCTTTTTGTTCTACAGGTACCTTTGGTCAGGTTTTGGAATGCTGGGATAGGGAAACAAAGGAGATGGTTGCTATAAAAGTTGTTCGAGGTATCAAAAAATATCGTGAGGCAGCAATGATAGAAGTTGAAGTGCTACAGTTGCTtggaaaatatgataaaagtgGCTCTCGGTAAGTGTAGTTTCCTTCTACTTGATCACTGTCATTTGTTGGTATCTGCTATTAGGTTGCCCTTTGGTCAGTTTGAGGTGAAATTTGGGTTGGTGGTTAAGTGAGTTTATTCTTTGCAGTTGCGGTCAAATACGGAACTGGTTTGACTATCGTAACCATATTTGTATTGTAAGTATATGACTGATTTACGATGATATGATTTCCCCAACTTCATGAATATTTTGGGGCTTAAAACTTGTTAGTGAATTTAAATGGTCTTAACAGGTATTTGAGATGCTTGGACCAAGCTTATACGATTTTCTTCGGAAAAACAATTATCGCTCATTTCCAGTTGATCTAGTCCGCGAGATTGGCAGACAACTGTTGGAATGTGTAGCATGTGTGTATTTGTTATTTGTGctgtttatttatctttttcaaaCTTGATGGTAACAGTTCTAGTAGGAGATGCTTCAGCCTTTTGTCCAGCTCTGGGATTTTACTGACTATTTTTTCACAGGgcttttagttatttaaattcTCTTTTATCTTAACCAAACTATTCATTTTTCACACTGCTTttgttttatgaaataaaaataatatggagTTTGAGATggataattttgtttatttgctATCCTACAGAATGCTAATGTTGACTTTGACCTATAAAAATTTGCAGTCATGCATGATTTGCACCTCATCCACACTGACTTGAAGCCTGAGAACATACTTTTTGTTTCTCCAGAATATGTAAAAGTATCAGACTACAAGGTATATCTACTTCTGTTCTGGTAGCTTTTCAATTTGTTTGCACTTCTGTTGTTCTTTCAATCAAGACCTTATTGTTGATGTTCAGGCTTTTCCTTTTCCCTGTTCCCTTTCCATATCAGTTATTATCTGGTCATAATGTTTCTTTCTAATTGCAGGTTACCACACGGTCACCAAAAGATGGAATATGTTATAAGAGGTTGCCAAGATCAAGTGCTATTAAGGTGATTGATTTTGGTAGCACAGCTTTTGAGTGTCAAGATCACAGCTATATTGTTTCCACTAGGC is a genomic window of Vitis riparia cultivar Riparia Gloire de Montpellier isolate 1030 chromosome 1, EGFV_Vit.rip_1.0, whole genome shotgun sequence containing:
- the LOC117925797 gene encoding serine/threonine-protein kinase AFC2-like isoform X1 produces the protein MEMECVTEFPHTHMDRRPRKRPRFAWDAPQLHPKAQPGIYCGQEVGNVTSHGTSRVLSDQASIFVKGLAQKGSPPWRDDDKDGHFMFALGENLTSRYEIHRKIGEGTFGQVLECWDRETKEMVAIKVVRGIKKYREAAMIEVEVLQLLGKYDKSGSRCGQIRNWFDYRNHICIVFEMLGPSLYDFLRKNNYRSFPVDLVREIGRQLLECVAFMHDLHLIHTDLKPENILFVSPEYVKVSDYKVTTRSPKDGICYKRLPRSSAIKVIDFGSTAFECQDHSYIVSTRHYRAPEVILGLGWSYPCDMWSVGCILVELCSGEALFQTHENLEHLAMMERVLGPIPPHMLKRVDDCWFSRHAEKYVRKGRLDWPEGAISRESIKAVMKLPRLPNLVMQHVDHSAGDLIDLLQGLLRYDPSNRLTAQDALRHPFFTRDYHSRF
- the LOC117925797 gene encoding serine/threonine-protein kinase AFC2-like isoform X2 — encoded protein: MEMECVTEFPHTHMDRRPRKRPRFAWDAPQLHPKAQPGIYCGQEVGNVTSHGTSRVLSDQASIFVKGLAQKGSPPWRDDDKDGHFMFALGENLTSRYEIHRKIGEGTFGQVLECWDRETKEMVAIKVVRGIKKYREAAMIEVEVLQLLGKYDKSGSRCGQIRNWFDYRNHICIVFEMLGPSLYDFLRKNNYRSFPVDLVREIGRQLLECVAFMHDLHLIHTDLKPENILFVSPEYVKVSDYKVTTRSPKDGICYKRLPRSSAIKVIDFGSTAFECQDHSYIVSTRHYRAPEVILGLGWSYPCDMWSVGCILVELCSGEALFQTHENLEHLAMMERVLGPIPPHMLKRVDRHAEKYVRKGRLDWPEGAISRESIKAVMKLPRLPNLVMQHVDHSAGDLIDLLQGLLRYDPSNRLTAQDALRHPFFTRDYHSRF